One genomic window of Sulfurovum lithotrophicum includes the following:
- a CDS encoding FAD-dependent oxidoreductase produces the protein MIDVLVIGSGGAGLSAALAAKEAGASVLVIGKMYPTNSQTSMAQGGMNAALGNVDEDHISLHIQDTIKSAHGLCDEDMVRQMCGDAPKTIEWLESIGVPFSRLDNSKEGIATISQRQMGGASAKRACYAQDYTGLKILHTLYDTCLKEGIDFMDEHYLLNLIVPEDTVKGATFLDIRTGEVKQIDAKSIVMATGGYGSIYHGFTTNMYGATGDGIATVLRAGGAVSDMEFIQFHPTALKHSCILVSESARGEGGYLVNEAGERFIDELKPRDEVARAIFAQMKEAQRVFLDVRHLGEEKLMELLPQEVELCKLHEHVDPASELIPIKPVAHYSMGGIDVDYALEVNGIKGCFAAGECSNAKVHGANRLGGNSLLEITAFGRFAGENAYKHSIYASSKPADDAQLQKDQKEIEAIFSKESSVNFYSSREALGNLFYEKVGIVRENGQLNEALQEVIAMQVSQQQMGISDKNKTNNQNLIEFLEFKNALLLAPTIISAAIARDESRGAHYKVGFEEENEDFKKHFVLQWKD, from the coding sequence ATGATAGATGTATTGGTCATCGGTTCGGGCGGCGCTGGTCTCTCTGCTGCTCTCGCAGCCAAGGAAGCAGGAGCTTCCGTACTGGTCATAGGTAAAATGTACCCGACAAACTCCCAAACTTCCATGGCTCAGGGAGGCATGAATGCTGCACTTGGCAATGTCGATGAAGACCATATTTCCCTGCATATCCAGGATACGATCAAATCTGCCCATGGGCTCTGCGACGAAGATATGGTACGTCAGATGTGTGGTGATGCACCCAAAACGATTGAGTGGCTCGAGAGCATCGGCGTACCCTTCTCACGTCTAGACAATAGCAAAGAAGGCATTGCAACCATCTCCCAAAGACAAATGGGAGGCGCTTCAGCCAAACGTGCCTGTTATGCGCAGGACTATACCGGTCTGAAGATTCTTCATACACTTTATGACACCTGTCTCAAAGAGGGTATTGATTTTATGGATGAACACTATCTGCTTAACCTCATCGTTCCAGAAGATACAGTAAAAGGAGCCACTTTCCTCGATATCCGTACAGGAGAGGTCAAACAGATCGATGCCAAATCCATCGTAATGGCAACGGGCGGATATGGGAGCATTTACCACGGCTTTACGACCAATATGTACGGGGCGACCGGTGACGGAATCGCTACGGTACTTCGTGCCGGAGGTGCAGTCAGCGATATGGAGTTCATACAGTTTCACCCTACTGCGCTCAAACATTCCTGCATTCTCGTCTCGGAAAGCGCCAGAGGGGAAGGCGGCTACCTGGTCAATGAAGCCGGTGAGCGTTTCATCGATGAACTTAAACCGCGCGATGAAGTGGCACGGGCAATCTTCGCACAGATGAAAGAGGCTCAAAGGGTCTTTCTCGATGTGCGCCATCTTGGTGAAGAGAAGCTGATGGAACTGCTTCCACAGGAAGTAGAACTGTGCAAACTGCATGAACATGTAGATCCTGCAAGTGAGCTCATTCCTATCAAGCCTGTTGCACACTACTCTATGGGTGGGATAGATGTTGATTATGCTCTTGAGGTCAATGGTATAAAAGGATGTTTCGCAGCCGGTGAGTGTTCCAATGCCAAGGTGCACGGAGCCAACCGGCTTGGAGGGAATTCCCTGCTCGAGATCACTGCTTTTGGACGTTTTGCAGGAGAGAATGCCTATAAACACAGCATCTATGCAAGCTCCAAACCGGCCGATGATGCACAACTCCAAAAAGACCAAAAAGAGATAGAAGCTATCTTTTCCAAAGAGAGCAGTGTCAACTTCTACAGTTCCAGAGAGGCACTGGGAAACCTCTTCTATGAAAAGGTGGGTATTGTTCGGGAAAACGGGCAACTCAACGAAGCGCTCCAGGAGGTCATTGCCATGCAGGTTTCACAGCAGCAGATGGGTATTTCAGACAAGAACAAAACCAATAACCAGAACCTCATCGAATTTCTGGAATTCAAAAATGCCCTACTCCTTGCACCCACCATCATCTCCGCTGCCATCGCCAGAGATGAAAGCCGCGGAGCACACTACAAGGTAGGGTTTGAAGAAGAGAATGAAGATTTTAAAAAGCATTTTGTATTACAATGGAAGGATTAA
- a CDS encoding D-2-hydroxyacid dehydrogenase: MPKQIVILDTETLGEDLDLSPLEQFGDVTRYKNTTPDETLGRIQNADIVISNKVVLSEEMMRQCPDLDLICIAATGMNNVDLEAAKKLGIIVKNVSGYSTQSVVQHTFAMLFYLLEHLKYYDNVVQTGLWTISGLFTDVSRPFYEISGKKWGIIGMGTIGQEVARVASTFGAHISYYSTSGENSDQAYIQQPLDVLLSTSDIISIHAPLNEKTYGLINETNLPLLKEKAILLNLGRGGIINETDLAYELDRREIYAGLDVLEKEPVEADNRLMQISHKERLLITPHIAWTSIEAREKLLEGIVENIKQFLKATPV; this comes from the coding sequence ATGCCAAAACAGATCGTCATACTGGACACGGAAACACTCGGGGAAGACCTGGACCTCAGCCCGCTGGAACAGTTCGGAGATGTGACACGCTACAAGAACACCACACCTGACGAAACACTCGGTCGGATACAAAATGCCGACATCGTTATCAGTAACAAGGTTGTATTGAGCGAAGAGATGATGAGGCAGTGTCCAGACCTGGACCTTATATGCATCGCTGCTACAGGGATGAACAATGTCGATCTGGAGGCTGCGAAAAAGCTTGGCATTATAGTCAAAAATGTCTCCGGTTACTCCACCCAGTCGGTGGTACAGCATACCTTTGCCATGCTCTTTTACCTCCTTGAACATCTCAAATATTACGACAATGTCGTTCAGACCGGACTCTGGACCATTTCAGGACTCTTTACCGATGTCAGCAGGCCTTTTTACGAGATCTCCGGGAAGAAATGGGGGATCATCGGTATGGGTACCATCGGCCAGGAGGTCGCCAGGGTTGCTTCTACTTTTGGCGCACATATAAGCTATTACTCCACCAGCGGAGAGAACAGCGACCAAGCCTATATTCAGCAGCCTCTCGATGTACTCCTGAGCACCAGTGACATCATCTCCATCCATGCACCGCTCAACGAGAAAACTTACGGGCTCATCAACGAGACCAATCTCCCTCTGCTGAAAGAAAAAGCCATTTTGCTGAACCTCGGAAGAGGCGGCATCATTAACGAGACCGATCTGGCCTACGAACTGGACAGAAGAGAGATCTATGCGGGCCTCGATGTCCTTGAAAAAGAGCCGGTCGAAGCAGACAACAGACTCATGCAAATCTCACACAAAGAGAGACTGCTGATCACACCGCATATTGCCTGGACAAGTATTGAAGCAAGAGAAAAACTGCTTGAAGGAATCGTGGAGAATATCAAACAGTTTTTGAAAGCGACACCTGTATGA
- a CDS encoding secondary thiamine-phosphate synthase enzyme YjbQ, whose translation MITKQYVLTLPSLHRGMHLITERINDLLDGSVQTGTVHVFLQHTSASLCLNENVDPRVRSDAETFLNDLIPENYPKFLHTYEGSDDMPAHMKNMLLGSSLTLPVTQGRLALGTWQGIYLFEHRDYASGRTLIITLQGE comes from the coding sequence ATGATCACTAAACAGTATGTACTCACTCTCCCTTCTCTTCACAGGGGGATGCACCTGATCACAGAGAGGATCAACGACCTTCTCGACGGCTCTGTCCAGACAGGGACGGTGCATGTTTTTCTACAACATACTTCAGCCAGTCTCTGCCTCAATGAAAATGTGGACCCGCGTGTGCGCAGTGATGCAGAGACCTTTCTAAATGACCTCATCCCCGAAAATTACCCAAAATTCCTCCATACCTACGAAGGCAGTGACGATATGCCCGCACACATGAAGAACATGCTGCTTGGCTCCTCACTGACCCTTCCCGTCACACAGGGCAGACTTGCACTGGGGACATGGCAGGGCATCTACCTGTTCGAACACAGGGACTATGCCTCTGGCAGAACACTCATCATTACATTACAAGGAGAATGA
- the purT gene encoding formate-dependent phosphoribosylglycinamide formyltransferase: protein MTFTAPLQKNAIRIMLLGSGELGKEVAIEAQRLGIEVIAVDKYENAPAHLVANRSYAIDMQDESAVLKLIEKEQPSYILPEVEAISISALFEAEKRGFHVIPNAEAVNKTMNRKNIRVFAAETLGLKTSDYEFVTTLEGLKEAGERIGFPCVIKPVMSSSGHGQSIAKTANDIEKSWEIAKEARGDASELIVEEFVPFDYEITLLTVRNETGTVFCEPIGHVQKDGDFILSWQPMQMSPEALRKAQEIAKAVTDGLGGRGIFGVEFFVKDNEVYFSELSPRPHDTGMVTLITQSQSEFALHVRAVLGLPLDFTFYGNGACGAYKAKNESHSPVLEIPNDAFTKNSFVRVFGKPESHIGRRMAVSLVLDKDVEAAKARATEIVSQIDDH from the coding sequence ATGACATTTACAGCCCCTCTCCAAAAAAACGCTATCAGGATCATGCTGCTTGGTTCCGGTGAACTGGGTAAAGAAGTCGCCATCGAAGCGCAGAGACTCGGTATCGAAGTGATCGCTGTCGACAAATATGAAAATGCACCGGCACACCTGGTCGCCAACCGTTCATACGCTATAGATATGCAGGATGAATCTGCCGTACTTAAACTCATTGAGAAAGAGCAGCCCAGCTACATCCTTCCCGAAGTGGAAGCGATCTCCATCTCGGCACTTTTCGAAGCGGAAAAAAGAGGCTTTCACGTTATTCCCAATGCCGAAGCGGTCAACAAGACGATGAACCGTAAGAACATCCGTGTCTTTGCCGCCGAAACACTTGGACTAAAAACCAGCGATTATGAGTTCGTGACCACGCTCGAGGGCCTGAAAGAAGCTGGTGAGCGCATCGGTTTTCCCTGTGTCATCAAGCCCGTGATGAGCTCATCGGGACACGGACAGAGTATCGCTAAGACAGCCAATGACATCGAAAAGTCATGGGAGATCGCCAAAGAGGCTCGCGGGGATGCAAGTGAACTGATCGTGGAAGAGTTCGTTCCTTTTGATTACGAGATCACCCTGCTTACTGTACGTAACGAGACAGGAACCGTATTCTGTGAGCCCATAGGCCATGTACAAAAAGACGGTGACTTCATCCTCTCCTGGCAGCCGATGCAGATGTCTCCAGAAGCACTCAGAAAAGCACAGGAGATCGCCAAAGCAGTCACGGATGGCCTGGGCGGTCGCGGGATTTTCGGAGTGGAGTTCTTTGTCAAAGATAATGAGGTCTACTTCTCCGAACTCTCCCCCCGTCCGCACGACACCGGCATGGTCACGCTGATCACGCAAAGCCAGAGCGAATTTGCACTGCACGTCAGAGCCGTACTTGGCCTTCCGCTTGACTTCACTTTCTACGGAAATGGTGCCTGTGGTGCCTACAAAGCAAAGAATGAGAGCCACAGCCCGGTACTCGAGATCCCCAACGATGCCTTTACAAAAAACTCCTTTGTCAGGGTCTTTGGAAAACCTGAATCACACATCGGCCGCCGCATGGCAGTAAGCCTTGTGCTTGACAAAGACGTAGAAGCTGCCAAAGCACGGGCGACAGAGATCGTTTCACAGATCGATGATCACTAA
- the rpsU gene encoding 30S ribosomal protein S21, with translation MPGIKLTPRDSFDDAYRKFKRQSDRNLIVTEARARQHYETKTEKRKKEKIATRKKILKKLFMLRRYESRL, from the coding sequence ATGCCAGGAATTAAACTTACACCACGTGACTCTTTTGATGATGCTTATAGAAAATTCAAAAGACAAAGTGACAGAAACCTTATCGTAACTGAAGCGAGAGCTAGACAGCACTACGAAACTAAGACTGAAAAGAGAAAGAAAGAGAAGATCGCCACTCGCAAGAAGATCCTCAAGAAACTCTTCATGCTTAGAAGATACGAGAGCAGACTGTAA